One part of the Coffea eugenioides isolate CCC68of chromosome 10, Ceug_1.0, whole genome shotgun sequence genome encodes these proteins:
- the LOC113748780 gene encoding BTB/POZ domain-containing protein At2g04740-like isoform X2, with the protein MSDLDGIDLDPEDFTSSLPLKKVPYGDVYEASRAGDVDRLKYLLESGVNVNARDQWDSVALYYSCLAGHLDAARMLLESGAICSEHTFDGDRCHYAALNLKVRKLLKAFEARPPPLGPLQAALRETFLGCWANKAYLEQLDGQAQFPIPGYSPNGGSTSDHFPADAVLYVQGRPIEAHRVILSARSPFFKRKFATDWKDRKEIRFSRENLSYPALFSLIHFFYSDRLEISVDDMEDLVRICRVCKCQSLQKVLEKELIHQQYADYKALREIDNSQKRFILQGLSLPQDDRLPAALHEILQISLANSTREENLDSPVDSLVSRVGLMQMVGFEDDLADVCVLVEKKIFRCHQVILASRSEYFKARLSRVKEFHEGRDSLPDSTLPCLEEHDLSMGAFEKMIEYMYTDGLKDIDPDQAEELFDVASRYLLFPLKRAVADALLPHLEMVPPAELCHWLMLSDMYGVVKIREYCLDTIACNFEIFAETPEFRAMLLTLPPPSGESTLRTTAPSAPGAELNTVEENLLDDLREKWLEAEGAELDKRDESALIFDKRLEMLVVVAEQEKSGALDESSASVPETASSLP; encoded by the exons ATGTCAGACTTGGATGGAATTGATTTGGACCCTGAGGACTTCACCTCCTCACTTCCCTTAAAAAAGGTCCCATACGGCGACGTTTATGAGGCTTCCAGGGCCGGGGACGTTGACCGGTTGAAGTACTTGTTGGAGTCCGGCGTCAACGTAAATGCTCGGGACCAATGGGATTCGGTGGCCCTTTACTACTCTTGCCTTGCGGGGCATTTGGATGCCGCTAGGATGCTTTTGGAAAGCGGGGCCATTTGCTCTGAGCACACGTTTGATGGCGATCGCTGTCACTATGCCGCGCTTAATCTTAAAGTTAGGAAGCTATTGAAAGCATTTGAAGCTCGCCCGCCTCCTTTGGGGCCTTTGCAGGCTGCATTGAGGGAGACCTTCTTGGGGTGTTGGGCTAATAAGGCTTATTTGGAGCAACTGGATGGCCAAGCTCAATTTCCCATTCCAG GTTATTCACCAAATGGAGGATCCACTTCAGACCACTTCCCTGCAGATGCTGTGCTTTATGTGCAGGGAAGACCTATTGAAGCTCATAGAGTCATCTTGAGTGCCCGTTCACCTTTCTTTAAGAGGAAATTTGCGACAGATTGGAAGGATCGCAAGGAAATAAGATTCTCAAGGGAAAACCTATCTTACCCTGCTCTTTTTAGCCTCATTCACTTTTTTTATAGTGATCGGCTTGAAATCTCAGTAGATGACATGGAGGATTTGGTGAGAATTTGCAGAGTTTGCAAGTGCCAATCACTTCAAAAAGTTCTTGAGAAAGAATTAATCCATCAACAGTATGCAGATTACAAGGCCCTTAGGGAGATAGACAACTCTCAGAAGCGATTCATTTTGCAGGGTCTTTCCCTTCCACAGGATGACCGTCTTCCTGCGGCCTTACATGaaattcttcaaatttctcTTGCCAattcaacaagagaagaaaaccTGGATAGTCCTGTTGATAGTCTTGTATCTCGTGTTGGTTTAATGCAgatggttggatttgaagatgatCTTGCAGATGTTTGTGTGctagttgaaaagaaaatttttaggtGCCATCAAGTCATCTTAGCATCAAGGTCCGAATATTTCAAAGCAAGATTATCCCGGGTTAAGGAGTTCCATGAAGGAAGAGACAGTTTGCCTGATAGTACCCTTCCATGTCTTGAAGAACATGATTTGAGCATGGGTGCTTTTGAGAAAATGATAGAATATAT GTACACTGATGGCCTGAAGGACATAGATCCTGATCAG GCTGAAGAGTTGTTTGATGTGGCATCAAGATATCTTTTATTTCCGCTTAAACGTGCTGTCGCTGATGCACTGTTGCCCCACCTAGAAATGGTTCCTCCAGCAGAGCTCTGTCATTGGCTGATGTTGTCAGACAT GTATGGCGTAGTGAAGATTCGGGAGTATTGTCTTGATACAATAGCTTGTAACTTTGAGATATTTGCTGAAACTCCTGAGTTCAGGGCGATGCTTTTAACACTTCCACCACCTTCTGGAGAATCCACTCTTCGTACCACAGCTCCAAGTGCACCAGGAGCTGAATTGAATACAGTTGAGGAGAATCTCCTAGATGATTTGCGAGAGAAATGGCTCGAGGCTGAAGGAGCTGAACTTGATAAGAGAGATGAGAGCGCACTAATTTTTGATAAACGCCTAGAGATGCTTGTGGTAGTAGCTGAGCAAGAGAAATCTGGTGCCCTTGATGAGAGTTCTGCATCTGTTCCAGAAACAGCCTCCTCGTTACCTTGA
- the LOC113748949 gene encoding uncharacterized protein LOC113748949, translating into MSSVKSLDRAFKVDRAINNASKNFVIIRFVDRGYSDSGKVTDWVAYYSRILSFFSDIYEVEKKDVPEHVARYSLSDPDTILFFYKGSAVYRLSTSEILTTMNSKDFFDTTFEIMSKVLQPRR; encoded by the exons ATGTCCAGCGTGAAGAGCCTGGATAGAGCCTTTAAAGTCGATCGAGCTATTAATAATGCATCCAAAAACTTCGTGATCATCAGATTTGTAGATCGAGGTTACTCGGATTCCGGGAAG GTCACTGACTGGGTAGCATATTATTCCAGGATCCTAAGCTTTTTCTCAGACATATACGAGGTGGAAAAGAAAGATGTACCTGAACATGTAGCTCGCTATAGCTTGTCCGATCCAGACACGATATTATTCTTCTACAAGGGAAGTGCAGTATATCGTCTCTCTACATCCGAAATTTTGACTACTATGAACTCTAAGGATTTCTTCGACACTACATTTGAAATCATGAGTAAGGTGCTTCAGCCGAGGAGGTGA
- the LOC113748780 gene encoding BTB/POZ domain-containing protein At2g04740-like isoform X1: protein MSDLDGIDLDPEDFTSSLPLKKVPYGDVYEASRAGDVDRLKYLLESGVNVNARDQWDSVALYYSCLAGHLDAARMLLESGAICSEHTFDGDRCHYAALNLKVRKLLKAFEARPPPLGPLQAALRETFLGCWANKAYLEQLDGQAQFPIPESIGYSPNGGSTSDHFPADAVLYVQGRPIEAHRVILSARSPFFKRKFATDWKDRKEIRFSRENLSYPALFSLIHFFYSDRLEISVDDMEDLVRICRVCKCQSLQKVLEKELIHQQYADYKALREIDNSQKRFILQGLSLPQDDRLPAALHEILQISLANSTREENLDSPVDSLVSRVGLMQMVGFEDDLADVCVLVEKKIFRCHQVILASRSEYFKARLSRVKEFHEGRDSLPDSTLPCLEEHDLSMGAFEKMIEYMYTDGLKDIDPDQAEELFDVASRYLLFPLKRAVADALLPHLEMVPPAELCHWLMLSDMYGVVKIREYCLDTIACNFEIFAETPEFRAMLLTLPPPSGESTLRTTAPSAPGAELNTVEENLLDDLREKWLEAEGAELDKRDESALIFDKRLEMLVVVAEQEKSGALDESSASVPETASSLP from the exons ATGTCAGACTTGGATGGAATTGATTTGGACCCTGAGGACTTCACCTCCTCACTTCCCTTAAAAAAGGTCCCATACGGCGACGTTTATGAGGCTTCCAGGGCCGGGGACGTTGACCGGTTGAAGTACTTGTTGGAGTCCGGCGTCAACGTAAATGCTCGGGACCAATGGGATTCGGTGGCCCTTTACTACTCTTGCCTTGCGGGGCATTTGGATGCCGCTAGGATGCTTTTGGAAAGCGGGGCCATTTGCTCTGAGCACACGTTTGATGGCGATCGCTGTCACTATGCCGCGCTTAATCTTAAAGTTAGGAAGCTATTGAAAGCATTTGAAGCTCGCCCGCCTCCTTTGGGGCCTTTGCAGGCTGCATTGAGGGAGACCTTCTTGGGGTGTTGGGCTAATAAGGCTTATTTGGAGCAACTGGATGGCCAAGCTCAATTTCCCATTCCAG AATCAATAGGTTATTCACCAAATGGAGGATCCACTTCAGACCACTTCCCTGCAGATGCTGTGCTTTATGTGCAGGGAAGACCTATTGAAGCTCATAGAGTCATCTTGAGTGCCCGTTCACCTTTCTTTAAGAGGAAATTTGCGACAGATTGGAAGGATCGCAAGGAAATAAGATTCTCAAGGGAAAACCTATCTTACCCTGCTCTTTTTAGCCTCATTCACTTTTTTTATAGTGATCGGCTTGAAATCTCAGTAGATGACATGGAGGATTTGGTGAGAATTTGCAGAGTTTGCAAGTGCCAATCACTTCAAAAAGTTCTTGAGAAAGAATTAATCCATCAACAGTATGCAGATTACAAGGCCCTTAGGGAGATAGACAACTCTCAGAAGCGATTCATTTTGCAGGGTCTTTCCCTTCCACAGGATGACCGTCTTCCTGCGGCCTTACATGaaattcttcaaatttctcTTGCCAattcaacaagagaagaaaaccTGGATAGTCCTGTTGATAGTCTTGTATCTCGTGTTGGTTTAATGCAgatggttggatttgaagatgatCTTGCAGATGTTTGTGTGctagttgaaaagaaaatttttaggtGCCATCAAGTCATCTTAGCATCAAGGTCCGAATATTTCAAAGCAAGATTATCCCGGGTTAAGGAGTTCCATGAAGGAAGAGACAGTTTGCCTGATAGTACCCTTCCATGTCTTGAAGAACATGATTTGAGCATGGGTGCTTTTGAGAAAATGATAGAATATAT GTACACTGATGGCCTGAAGGACATAGATCCTGATCAG GCTGAAGAGTTGTTTGATGTGGCATCAAGATATCTTTTATTTCCGCTTAAACGTGCTGTCGCTGATGCACTGTTGCCCCACCTAGAAATGGTTCCTCCAGCAGAGCTCTGTCATTGGCTGATGTTGTCAGACAT GTATGGCGTAGTGAAGATTCGGGAGTATTGTCTTGATACAATAGCTTGTAACTTTGAGATATTTGCTGAAACTCCTGAGTTCAGGGCGATGCTTTTAACACTTCCACCACCTTCTGGAGAATCCACTCTTCGTACCACAGCTCCAAGTGCACCAGGAGCTGAATTGAATACAGTTGAGGAGAATCTCCTAGATGATTTGCGAGAGAAATGGCTCGAGGCTGAAGGAGCTGAACTTGATAAGAGAGATGAGAGCGCACTAATTTTTGATAAACGCCTAGAGATGCTTGTGGTAGTAGCTGAGCAAGAGAAATCTGGTGCCCTTGATGAGAGTTCTGCATCTGTTCCAGAAACAGCCTCCTCGTTACCTTGA
- the LOC113749524 gene encoding probable GTP-binding protein OBGM, mitochondrial produces MWLRGRKPLEYLDIVGRFSRSSSILQMRFSSDIPCKKSKLAPLQERKMIDRFRLWAKGGDGGNGCTSFHRSRHDRRGKPDGGNGGRGGDVILECSPSFWDFSGLQHHVNARRGGHGASKNMIGSRGSDKVVQVPVGTVIHLMEGEIPSAVEKSFSEPLDPWEIPGSLDVESVESISRSDVKSSSCVRTDIGVSAAEEQAEVIYASSPPQVTPSSNKEATKSWREESCSAGEGRDNDDAMSEVESEEELKAAADIQYNVAELTEPGERIIVARGGDGGLGNVSSSRVPRKTPKHEAYNDEDHASASVGLPGSEVVLLLELKSIADVGFVGMPNAGKSTLLGAISRAKPAVGHYAFTTLRPNLGNLNYEDLSITVADIPGIIRGAHENRGLGHAFLRHIERTKVLAYVLDLSAALDGRKGIPPWEQLKDLILELEFYRQGLSNRPSLIVANKIDEAGAEEVYEELKNRAPGVPIFPVCAVLEEGVPELKDGLRMLVNGGESCKLKLDDIVID; encoded by the exons ATGTGGTTACGTGGTCGGAAACCCCTTGAATATCTGGATATTGTGGGAAGGTTTTCTAGATCATCAAGCATTTTGCAGATGCGCTTTTCATCTGATATTCCTTGCAAAAAATCAAAGCTTGCCCCTTTGCAG GAGCGCAAGATGATTGACCGGTTTAGGCTCTGGGCTAAAGGGGGTGACGGGGGCAATGGTTGTACCAGCTTCCATCGAAGCCGGCATGATCGGCGTGGTAAACCTGATG GTGGAAATGGAGGAAGAGGTGGTGATGTAATATTAGAATGTTCGCCTTCATTTTGGGACTTCAGCGGTCTGCAACATCATGTT AATGCAAGAAGAGGTGGTCACGGtgcttcaaaaaatatgatAGGTAGCAGAGGCAGTGACAAG GTTGTCCAAGTGCCTGTTGGTACCGTAATACATCTTATGGAGGGAGAAATTCCTTCTGCAGTGGAGAAAAGCTTTTCTGAACCTTTGGACCCCTGGGAAATTCCTGGTTCACTGGATGTGGAGTCCGTAGAATCGATCAGTAGGAGTGATGTCAAATCATCTTCTTGTGTACGAACTGACATTGGAGTATCTGCTGCAGAAGAGCAAGCAGAAGTAATATATGCTTCATCTCCTCCTCAAGTCACACCTTCCAGCAATAAAGAAGCTACTAAGTCCTGGAGGGAAGAAAGCTGTAGCGCAGGAGAAGGTCGAGACAATGATGATGCTATGTCTGAAGTAGAATCCGAAGAAGAATTGAAGGCAGCAGCAGATATCCAGTATAATGTTGCTGAATTGACAGAACCAGGAGAACGAATAATTGTTGCTCGTGGAGGTGATGGTGGCTTAGGCAATGTGTCTTCTTCAAGAGTTCCTAGGAAGACGCCAAAGCATGAGGCATACAACGACGAAGATCATGCATCTGCCAGTGTGGGCCTGCCTGGTTCTGAGGTGGTTCTTTTATTGGAGCTGAAGAGTATTGCTGATGTTGGCTTTGTAGGGATGCCAAATGCGGGTAAAAGTACTCTTCTTGGAGCAATTTCAAGGGCTAAACCTGCAGTCGGACATTATGCATTCACAACATTGAGGCCTAACTTAGGAAATCTGAATTATGAGGATCTTTCTATCACAGTGGCTGATATTCCAGGAATTATTAGAGGAGCCCATGAAAATCGTGGGCTTGGGCATGCTTTTCTTCGTCACATAGAACGTACAAAAGTACTGGCTTATGTTCTCGACTTATCTGCTGCACTGGATGGTAGAAAAGGTATTCCACCCTGGGAACAGCTCAAGGATCTAATTTTGGAGCTTGAGTTTTATCGTCAGGGTTTGTCCAATCGGCCATCCTTGATAGTAGCAAATAAAATTGATGAAGCAGGGGCTGAAGAAGTTTATGAAGAACTGAAAAATAGAGCGCCTGGAGTTCCTATATTTCCAGTTTGTGCTGTTCTCGAGGAAGGAGTACCAGAACTAAAAGATGGTCTCAGGATGCTTGTAAACGGAGGAGAGTCATGTAAACTGAAGTTGGATGACATTGTAATTGACTAA
- the LOC113749375 gene encoding uncharacterized protein LOC113749375, with the protein MRMMTSTTTSYFPLHLKTNLLVFPSNNVNSHDMNNNCCYATGRSYYSITSSGGQIKRKWVLRATSSNQGVVETSLTSLDSASTVVRKFYQGINGHDLGSVENLIAESCVYEDLIFPQPFVGRKAILDFFKKFIDSISTDLQFVIDDISEDDVSRVGVTWHLEWKRKPFPFSKGCSFYRLEVMNGQRQIIYGRDSVEPAVKPGESALVAIRGVTWLLQQFPQLAERL; encoded by the exons ATGAGGATGATGACTTCCACCACCACATCCTACTTTCCCCTCCATCTGAAAACAAACCTCCTTGTCTTTCCCTCCAACAACGTTAACAGCCACGACATGAACAACAACTGCTGCTATGCCACGGGAAGGAGTTATTATTCCATTACTAGTAGCGGCGGTCAAATTAAAAGGAAGTGGGTTCTACGTGCCACCAGCAGCAACCAAGGGGTGGTCGAAACCTCTTTAACTTCACTAGATTCTGCTTCAACTGTTGTCAGGAAGTTTTATCAAGGAATCAATGGCCATGATTTGGGCTCAGTTGAGAACCTTATCGCTGAGAGTTGTGTTTATGAGGACCTTATCTTCCCTCAACCCTTTGTCGGCCGGAAG GCAATCCTAGATTTCTTCAAGAAGTTCATTGATTCTATCAGCACTGATCTGCAATTTGTTATTGATGATATATCTGAGGATGATGTTTCTCGTGTGGGAGTTACATGGCACTTGG AGTGGAAACGAAAGCCTTTTCCATTTAGCAAGGGTTGCAGCTTTTATCGATTAGAAGTTATGAATGGCCAGAGACAAATAAT TTATGGGAGAGACAGTGTGGAACCTGCAGTAAAGCCTGGAGAGTCAGCTCTG GTTGCCATTAGAGGTGTCACTTGGTTACTGCAGCAGTTTCCGCAATTGGCAGAGCGTTTATGA
- the LOC113750401 gene encoding protein FAR1-RELATED SEQUENCE 5-like — MQSANDPNGKRPVQDSWKDLTMWDAIDEFEISETEEGTQAMSVRGQLHEGVQDFNYEDLDERDVMSMKFNTENEAEAFYVMLGRATGFSVRKSYKLKDPETGRVRYRQWVCSRHGLRDEKHIQREDRQREPKAVTRVDCKACFKVRLSVEEDKYVVSNIVMRHNHKLASPTSTKFLKSHRHISEADYAQAHVLRRVGMKTSQIMKLFVLQCGGYNNVPFTIKDLYNKMNSERMEEIADGDAEGAFAYLFGKKDVDPNLYFNFTVDSEGRLSRLFWSDSRSREDYRCFGDVLVFDSTYNTNKYLHPLVVMCGINNHFSTSIFACSTVREEDEGAYEWVLNTFLEAMDGKKPISVVTDGAPQMRKAIKKCLPNTKHRLCCWHLNQNLNSHVGNEDFRAGFKDCMYNNCSIDKFEAKWAKLVCSFNMENNDWVNQVYRKRKRWALAYLRGYFFGGMRSTQRCERMHAMLKIYLHRELRLFETLRAFDLANAWLRHEEARMNVETEHTSLLPATETHYLEQHAAEVFTRRIFLKVRAEMRSQGLYFRYNAMDDGVQCIHFISHSYSNKEWRVLYNRTSGIMSCSCLQMKTVGLPCSHMFRIMVIEGMKKIPPNCIMQRWMRDARRGRSGSLRERSEVTNVNEMARYARLSSGCNTMCYYGAKTTTGYTRLLNVIDIQTAEMKTLSLEESTATGSSSQAHRKGDASGKVGIGDPHANRPRGDQRTKGKERHIRNKCGNCGGFMYILTFCGSGREGHNKRTCPLHIENPNDDLSHALGMSPDIFEGNTSAAWVRGGMNMHFNSDNDWDQLDHQLHDVGVKQGLEPIHGFQQSVDTTNYTWLNNGNLSNYQPVDDEEEEDIDLNRDIMYPAW; from the exons ATGCAATCTGCTAATGATCCGAACGGAAAGCGACCAGTGCAAGATTCATGGAAAGATTTGACCATGTGGGACGCCATTGATGAATTTGAAATATCAGAAACTGAAGAGGGAACACAAGCAATGTCTGTTAGGGGACAGCTCCATGAAGGAGTGCAAGACTTCAACTATGAGGACTTAGATGAACGAGATGTGATGTCAATGAAGTTCAATACGGAAAACGAAGCTGAAGCCTTCTACGTGATGCTTGGTCGAGCAACAGGATTCAGTGTCCGCAAGAGTTATAAGCTAAAGGACCCCGAAACTGGTCGGGTCAGATATAGGCAATGGGTGTGTAGTAGGCACGGGCTCCGGGATGAGAAACACATACAAAGAGAGGATCGGCAAAGAGAGCCAAAGGCGGTCACAAGAGTTGATTGTAAGGCATGTTTCAAAGTAAGGCTTTCAGTTGAGGAGGACAAGTATGTGGTCAGTAATATTGTAATGCGTCACAACCACAAATTAGCAAGCCCAACAAGTACGAAGTTCCTAAAATCCCACCGCCACATCTCAGAAGCCGACTATGCTCAAGCGCACGTTCTTCGTCGTGTTGGAATGAAGACAAGTCAGATTATGAAGTTGTTCGTGCTTCAATGCGGTGGGTATAACAATGTTCCTTTCACTATCAAGGACCTATATAATAAGATGAATTCAGAAAGGATGGAAGAGATCGCGGATGGCGACGCAGAAGGGGCCTTTGCATACCTATTTGGTAAGAAAGATGTAGATCCGAACTTGTATTTCAATTTCACAGTTGATAGTGAAGGGAGACTATCAAGGTTGTTCTGGAGCGATTCCAGGTCACGTGAGGACTACAGATGCTTTGGTGATGTTCTTGTATTTGACAGCACCTATAATACAAACAAATACTTGCACCCTCTTGTGGTCATGTGCGGCATCAACAATCACTTCTCCACGTCCATATTTGCATGCTCAACTGTACGCGAGGAAGACGAAGGGGCATATGAATGGGTCCTTAACACTTTCTTGGAGGCGATGGATGGGAAAAAACCCATATCGGTCGTGACTGATGGCGCTCCACAAAtgagaaaagccataaaaaaATGTCTCCCCAACACGAAGCACAGATTGTGCTGCTGGCATTTGAACCAAAACCTTAACTCACATGTAGGTAATGAGGATTTCAGAGCAGGATTTAAAGATTGTATGTACAACAACTGTTCTATAGACAAATTTGAAGCAAAGTGGGCCAAACTGGTATGTTCGTTCAATATGGAGAACAATGACTGGGTTAACCAAGTGTATAGAAAGAGGAAGCGTTGGGCACTAGCATACTTAAGGGGCTATTTTTTCGGTGGCATGCGAAGTACACAGAGGTGCGAGAGGATGCACGCTATGTTAAAGATATACCTTCATAGGGAGTTAAGGCTATTTGAGACTCTTAGAGCTTTTGATTTGGCCAATGCATGGCTTCGCCATGAGGAGGCAAGAATGAATGTTGAGACAGAGCACACTAGTCTACTACCAGCAACCGAGACCCACTACTTGGAGCAGCATGCAGCAGAAGTTTTCACTCGAAGGATCTTTCTCAAGGTTAGAGCTGAGATGAGGAGCCAGGGGTTATACTTCAGATATAATGCCATGGATGATGGAGTCCAGTGCATTCATTTTATTTCCCATTCCTATTCAAATAAGGAGTGGAGGGTTTTATACAATAGAACTTCTGGCATAATGAGTTGTTCATGCCTGCAAATGAAGACCGTAGGACTTCCTTGTAGTCACATGTTTAGGATAATGGTGATAGAAGGAATGAAGAAAATTCCACCTAATTGCATTATGCAGAGATGGATGAGAGATGCAAGACGTGGGAGGAGTGGCAGTCTACGGGAAAGATCAGAGGTCACTAATGTTAATGAAATGGCAAGGTATGCTCGTTTGTCTAGTGGTTGCAATACCATGTGCTACTATGGGGCAAAGACTACTACTGGATACACTCGATTATTGAATGTAATAGACATACAAACTGCCGAAATGAAGACCCTATCCTTAGAAGAATCTACTGCTACGGGCAGCTCATCACAAGCGCATAGAAAGGGAGATGCATCTGGTAAAGTGGGTATCGGTGATCCTCATGCAAACAGGCCGAGGGGTGATCAGAGAactaaaggaaaagaaagacacATCCGCAACAAATGTGGAAATTGCGG TGGTTTCATGTATATTCTAACTTTTTGTGGCAGTGGAAGGGAAGGCCATAATAAGAGAACTTGTCCCCTGCATATAGAAAATCCCAACGACGACTTGTCTCACGCTCTGGGCATGTCTCCAGACATCTTTGAGGGTAATACAAGTGCCGCTTGGGTGAGGGGGGGAATGAACATGCATTTTAACTCGGACAATGACTGGGATCAATTGGACCATCAG TTGCATGATGTTGGAGTAAAGCAGGGGTTGGAGCCAATTCACGGATTCCAACAATCGGTGGACACTACGAATTATACATGGCTGAACAATGGTAATCTTTCTAATTACCAACCAGTAGATGACGAGGAGGAGGAAGACATTGACTTGAATAGAGATATCATGTATCCAGCTTGGTGA
- the LOC113748821 gene encoding metallothionein-like protein 1, with translation MSCGGNCNCGSSCTCGNGCGKMYADVEKVTTATVIIEGVAPKKTYSDEYAEKSFGAEGGHGCKCGANCKCDPCTC, from the exons ATGTCTTGCGGTGGCAACTGCAACTGTGGCTCTAGCTGCACCTGCGGCAATGGCTGCGG AAAAATGTATGCTGATGTGGAAAAGGTCACAACTGCGACCGTCATCATCGAGGGAGTTGCACCAAAAAAGAC ATACTCTGATGAGTATGCTGAGAAAAGCTTTGGAGCTGAAGGAGGTCATGGCTGCAAGTGTGGTGCAAACTGCAAATGTGACCCTTGTACCTGTTGA
- the LOC113749581 gene encoding 50S ribosomal protein L18, chloroplastic-like: protein MSCNAPSLSFGLGFRTPKFASPFLPSPLPLSSFSTQWQPNALSIEAKAGTRREDRTARHSRIRKKVIDDSKMHTLASASTMQKPISDYLNYSSAPTIDVAKKVGKAIAKSCLEKGITKVAFDRGGYPYHGRIQALADAAREHGLQF, encoded by the exons ATGTCTTGCAATGCACCTTCACTTAGTTTTGGGCTTGGTTTCAGAACACCCAAATTCGCTTCTCCTTTCCTTCCTTCGCCCTTGCCGCTTTCCTCGTTCTCGACCCAATGGCAGCCTAACGCTCTCTCCATTGAAGCCAAGGCCGGAACCCGCAGAGAGGACCGCACTGCCCGCCATTCGCGCATCCGTAAGAAG GTAATTGATGACTCGAAGATGCATACTCTTGCTTCTGCTTCAACAATGCAAAAGCCAATCTCCGATTATCTCAATTATAGCTCTGCTCCCACTATTGATGTGGCGAAGAAAGTGGGCAAAGCAATTGCAAAGTCCTGTCTTGAGAAAGGGATTACAAAAGTGGCCTTCGACCGAGGTGGCTACCCTTATCATGGACGTATTCAAGCACTTGCTGATGCTGCTCGGGAACATGGTCTCCAATTTTAG